GCGTTGCTGAACCCGTGCGTCGACAGCATGTCCGCGAGCTTCCGGATGAACTCCATGCCGCGGTCCACGCTCTCCCGGCTCAGCCGCGGTACGCGGTCCAGAGCCGCCAGGTACTCGGCCTCGTCGAAGCCCAGCGCGCCGGCCTTCGAGCGGTAGATCTCCCGGTCGACCGCTTCGCCGTCGAAGAAGAACTGCCCGGTGAAGACGTTCCCGACGTGCTTTCCCCCCACGTAAACGGGCGTGGCCATGTCCCACATGTCGTTCTTGCACTTGTACAGCCGGCACTCGCCCTGCGCGAGGCCTGCCGACAGGACGGTGTCGCTCTCCACGCAGGCCCGCGAGGTGACAGGGTGCATCCGGTGGAAGCGCACGCAGATGTCCTGCCACCCCACGCCCACCAGCACGCGCCCCGCGGTGTCGATGAGGGCCATCGGGATTCCCGCCACCGCGTAGAAATCGTCGAGGATGCTCTGGAGCGCGGGGATGTCGATCAGGTCCGCCAGCGAGAGGACGCCCAGGTCGCCCTCCGGCGAAAGCACGCTCTCCAGCTTCCGCCGAACGCTCTCCTCGCTCGCGCGCACCGCCGCCTCCGCTTCCTTGAGGGCGGTGATCTCCGCGGCGTAGATGTTGACGTACTCCTCGCCCGCCGGGCGGACGGCCGTCACGCCGAAGGTCCGTCCATCCGCGTCGGAAACCTCCTCGTGGACGACCCGGTTCACGGCGCCGGCTTCGGCGACGACCCCGCGCAAGGCGTCGGGAACCTGCGAACCGGAACGCCATCCCATCGCCGACAGCAGGCGCAGCGAAGGCGCGTTGGCGTACAGCAGCGAGCCGCCGATGGTGCACCGCATCACGGGATTGGGGTTCTCCTCCGGGAATTGCGACAGCCGCCGCAACGCCTCCTCGACGTGACGGCGCGCGGAGATGTCGCGCGCGACGGCGATGCCGCCGACGATCCGGCCCGCCCCGTCGCGGATCGGCCCCGCCGAGCACAGCAGCGACACGCGCTCCCCGCGCGCGTCGAACTGGACGATCTCCGCGTCCCGGACGACCTCGCCGTCCCGGACGGAGCGCACCAGAGGAATCTCCTCGAACGTCATGGGCGTTGTCCCGTCGGCATGGAACGCGTTCCACGCCTCCGCCGCCGCCTCGGCCTTCCCGTTTCGGGCGCCCTCCAGGAATCGGAGCCGCTCCCGGACCTCGGCGCTGATGATCGTCGGTTGCAGCGACGCATCCGTGATCACGATCCCTTCCGGCACGTATTCCATGAACGCCGAGAGCAGGCGGTCGCCCTCCTCGGCCTTGTCCAGCGCGCGCCGCAGCCCCTCCTCCGCCCTGACGATCTTCCGGCCGATGAAATAGGAGACCGCGGCGTTCACCGAGAGGAGGCCGACGATCAACGAGAGCGCCAGGAAGATCGCGCCTCTGCGCGAGGCTCTCATCCGGTCTTCGCTGAACCTGGAGAGGTGCCGGACGTCGTCGGAGATCAGTTGCGCCTGCATGGCGAGGTTGGCGAGGAGCAGCTCGGAGCGCTCGATCGCCGCTTCGTCCTCCGGCCGGGCGGACAACGCGACGAGGCTTTTCAGGGCGCTCTCGATCTCCTGCGTGCTCAGCCGGATCTGCCGGAGGTGGTACTTCTCCCTGACGTCCGAAGGAACGATCGCTTCGAGGCGCTTGTCGAGGGACGCCCGCACGTCCCGGAGCTGGCGGATGCGGTCCGGGTCCGGTTCCCCCTGGACCTCCGCGGCGAGGTGCCCCAGCGCATTGGCTTTCGCCCGAATTTCGCCGTAGGCCTTGACCATCTCCGTCTCCCTGCGAAAGTCGCGAAGGAGGAAGTAGACGATGGCGACGACGAGGACGGATACGGCCATCGTCATGAACACGGTCAGCAGGATCCGGGTCCGGGTCCGCATGGCCTCTACCGGTACACCGTGACGGATTCCGGCGCCACTTCGTCCAGGATCCCGGGGGAAAGGTACTCAAGGACGTCGGGCGGCTTCCCGTCCTGCCCCGATCGCCGCATCCGCCACCGCGTGAAGACCCGGAGGTTCGTGACGACGGACTGGCTCAGGGAGACGTCGAGGTGCGTCCTGTTCCATGCCTCCTGCGCGTAGTCGGGATCGACGCCCAGCCTGCGGACGACGATCCCTCTCGCCTCCTCCTCGTTGGCGCGCGTGAAATTCTCCGCCCGGATCAGCGCTTTCAGGAGCCTTTTCAACGGTTCGGGAGACTGGAGGGAGTCCTCCCGGACCACGAGGAGCCACTGGTAAGCGATGTTGTTCTGGCAGTCCCAGGCCACGACGTTCTCTCCGAGGAGCCGTTCCGCCCGGTAGGCGTAAAACTCGGACGCCGAGATCGCGTCCACCTCTCCCCGGGCCAGCGCTTCCGCATGCCGTCCCGCCGGAAGATCCACGGCCTTGACATCCCCGATCCGGAGGTTTTCCGTGACGAGGAAGGAATGCAGATAATATTCGCTGATCGTATCGGAAACGTAACCGATCCGCTTTCCCTTCAGATCGGAGGGCTTCCGGATGTTCCGGTCCTTTCGCGCCACGATCCGGCTACCGGTCGTCGCCCCGATGGAAGCGAGGACCCGGAGGGAAGGATCGTTCAGGGCCCTCGTGGAGAATGCGAAGCAGGACGCGGTGGCCGCCTGGACTTTCCCTCGGGAAACCGCTTCGAGGGAGTCGCGCCCGGAATCCTTCGTCGCCAGCGATATTTCGATGCCTTCGTCCTTGAAAAAACCCTTTTCATGAGCGATGGCGACCAGCGAGGCGTTCGCCGTGGGCGATATCGCAAGGGCCATACGGACCGGAGGGGTCGAGGCATTGCGATCCGCGCCCGGACGGCATCCGGCTGCGGCGAGCGAAACGATCGATATCAGGGCTATGCATAGCCCGTTCCGACGCGAGGCTGACGTCACCTGGCCGGTCCCTCCCCAAGGAACCTGTTTTAAATACAGTAACACATCCCAGTAGTACTTCGCCGCGGAAGATTCGTCACCCCGAAGAAACGGCCGAAAGCGGCGGGAGAAGGATTGTAAAGAGGGCCCCCCCTCCTTCGCACGTCCCGGCCCGGAGGGTGCCGCCGTGTTCCGTGACGATTTTTCGGCTTATGCTCAGGCCGATCCCGGTTCCGCTGCCACGGGTGGTGAAAAACGGCTCGAACACCTTATCCCGGAGCTCTTCGGGAATGCCGGGCCCCGTATCCGCGACGGTGATCGCGATCTCGCCGTTCTCCATGGCGGAGGTCACCCGGATCCTGCGCTCGCCGTTCCGCCCCTCCATCGCCTGGACCGCGTTGGACAGCAGGTTCAGGAGGACCTGCTCCAGGAGGCGCTTGTCTCCCCGGCACGGAGGGAGGTCTTCCCGGAGCGACGCAAGGACCTCGACCCCGTTCCGGGCCAGCATGGATTCGGCGATCGCCAGCCCCTCCCGCACCACCTCGTTGACCGACAGCGGCGCCATCGGGACTGCCAGCGGGCGGGTGAAGTCGAGCGCGCGCCGGATGATGCTCTCGATCTTTCCGGAGGCGTCGTTGATCCTGTCGATCATGCGCAGGATCGGATCGCGCGCTTCCGGCGCCACGCCGTCCGCGTTCTCGACGACCCGCTTCATACCGGTGACGAGGACGTTCAGCGCCGACAGGGGGCTGCGCACTTCGTGGGCGATCCCGGAAGCCACCTTGCCGAGCGTCGCCATCCGTTCCTGCTTCAGCGTGAAGAGCTCCATCTCCTTCGTTTTCGACGTGTCCGACATGCTGACGAGGACCGCCGGGGCTCCAAGCCATTGGAAGGGGGTCATGCGCACGCTCACCCAGCGCAACTCCTCCCCGCTTTCCGGCCGGTGGCGCCGGATCCGGAGTTCCAGGTCCGGCGGTTCGGACTTGCCCGACAGGATCGAAACGTACCGTTTCCGGAACAGGACCGCGTCCGAAGCGTGGAACGCCTTCTCGATATCCGACAAGGAAACCGGGGTCCCCCTGGTCCCGAAGATCTCCGCCTGGTAAGGATTCATGAAAATCGCCCGGTCGCCGTCGAGGATGCAGAAGCCCACGGGCGCGCTGTGGACCAGCGTGCGGAACCGCTCCTCGCTATCGGCCAGTTCCCGCGCCGACCGCAGGCGGGCGATGAAGGAGCCGGCGAGGTTGGCCACGGACTCGAGGAACACACGATCCGTCGGCCCGAACGCCCAGAGGCGGGCGTCGTAGGCCTCGAGCGTGCCGAACGGGACGCTTTCCTCCGTCCGGATGGGGGCGATCGCCCCGCTTCTCGCCCCCGCACGCGCGAGAACGGGAGGCAGGCAGGCGCCGAGGTCGACCCTCAGGTCCGGGTACACGGCCGGCGCCTTCGTGTCGAGTACCGCCTCCGCGGCCGGATGTTCCCCCCCTTTCAGCCCGAAGGACCCTTTCCTGCCGCCGAACCCCCGTACGGAACGGGAAACGAGTCCGGAGCCGTCGGGCCGCCGCTCGAGAATCCATACCAGGGGGACGCGCAACGCCACGGCGACGTCGTTGACCACCGCATCGAGGAAATCCGGCAGGGGAGGATCGGTCAGCGCGAGCCGGCCCAGCGCCGCGACCACGCCGTGCAGGTTCGCCTGCCGCTCCAGGCCGTCCTCCCGGGCCCGGCGTTCGGTGACGTCGAACATCGCGAGGCGGAACACCGGGTCTTTCCCGTCGGCATCGTCGTGAAGTTCGCACAGGACATGGATCGCCCGCGACGGCGCGCGCGGCGGGGAGAGCGTCAGGTCGATCCCCTGGACCGCGCCCTCCTGCCGGCAGCGGCGCAGGCAGGAAAGGAACGCGGCGACGTTGCCTCGGGCGAGGAAAACGAAGAAGGGAAGGCTCGTCAGGGAACCGTCGGCGCCGAGCATCGCGCCGGCCGCAAGGTTTACGCGGAGGATGCGTCCCTTGATATCCAGCTCGACCAGCCCCATCGGACCGGACGGCCCCGAATCGATCTCCCGTCGTCGCATCGTTCCTTCACGAACCGCCGCCCGGAGGGAGCGCGTCCGGCCCCACCCGGATGGCGATGAGGATCAGCCCCCGCGGACTCCCTTCGATCTGCAGCGCGTT
This is a stretch of genomic DNA from Thermodesulfobacteriota bacterium. It encodes these proteins:
- a CDS encoding PocR ligand-binding domain-containing protein gives rise to the protein MRTRTRILLTVFMTMAVSVLVVAIVYFLLRDFRRETEMVKAYGEIRAKANALGHLAAEVQGEPDPDRIRQLRDVRASLDKRLEAIVPSDVREKYHLRQIRLSTQEIESALKSLVALSARPEDEAAIERSELLLANLAMQAQLISDDVRHLSRFSEDRMRASRRGAIFLALSLIVGLLSVNAAVSYFIGRKIVRAEEGLRRALDKAEEGDRLLSAFMEYVPEGIVITDASLQPTIISAEVRERLRFLEGARNGKAEAAAEAWNAFHADGTTPMTFEEIPLVRSVRDGEVVRDAEIVQFDARGERVSLLCSAGPIRDGAGRIVGGIAVARDISARRHVEEALRRLSQFPEENPNPVMRCTIGGSLLYANAPSLRLLSAMGWRSGSQVPDALRGVVAEAGAVNRVVHEEVSDADGRTFGVTAVRPAGEEYVNIYAAEITALKEAEAAVRASEESVRRKLESVLSPEGDLGVLSLADLIDIPALQSILDDFYAVAGIPMALIDTAGRVLVGVGWQDICVRFHRMHPVTSRACVESDTVLSAGLAQGECRLYKCKNDMWDMATPVYVGGKHVGNVFTGQFFFDGEAVDREIYRSKAGALGFDEAEYLAALDRVPRLSRESVDRGMEFIRKLADMLSTHGFSNAKLARLLAERDRLNESLRESRAKLDAAMNSMTDAVFIVDAEERVIHFNQAFTTFHRFRNGDDCARSMAEYRAILDLTLENGEPAPADMWAVPRALRGETVSNAEYTVRRKDTGDSWVGSYSVGPIRDERGAIVGAVVDARDVTERKRAEDALRASEERLRALLGEKEVLLKEIHHRVKNNLQVISSLVALQADSAKDASVRSILQDVTHRVRSIAIVHEKLYQTADLARIEFSEYAESLLDSLWRSLGAARAGIRLSKDMEPVWLPVNTAVPCGLILNELVSNALKHAFSGRTDGEVLVSLHGDGQGGEVTMAVRDDGVGLPEGFDLGQTRSLGLRLVHMLSKQLRADVNFESGAGTAFTITFGRDGE
- a CDS encoding NrtA/SsuA/CpmA family ABC transporter substrate-binding protein — translated: MALAISPTANASLVAIAHEKGFFKDEGIEISLATKDSGRDSLEAVSRGKVQAATASCFAFSTRALNDPSLRVLASIGATTGSRIVARKDRNIRKPSDLKGKRIGYVSDTISEYYLHSFLVTENLRIGDVKAVDLPAGRHAEALARGEVDAISASEFYAYRAERLLGENVVAWDCQNNIAYQWLLVVREDSLQSPEPLKRLLKALIRAENFTRANEEEARGIVVRRLGVDPDYAQEAWNRTHLDVSLSQSVVTNLRVFTRWRMRRSGQDGKPPDVLEYLSPGILDEVAPESVTVYR
- a CDS encoding ATP-binding protein; the encoded protein is MRRREIDSGPSGPMGLVELDIKGRILRVNLAAGAMLGADGSLTSLPFFVFLARGNVAAFLSCLRRCRQEGAVQGIDLTLSPPRAPSRAIHVLCELHDDADGKDPVFRLAMFDVTERRAREDGLERQANLHGVVAALGRLALTDPPLPDFLDAVVNDVAVALRVPLVWILERRPDGSGLVSRSVRGFGGRKGSFGLKGGEHPAAEAVLDTKAPAVYPDLRVDLGACLPPVLARAGARSGAIAPIRTEESVPFGTLEAYDARLWAFGPTDRVFLESVANLAGSFIARLRSARELADSEERFRTLVHSAPVGFCILDGDRAIFMNPYQAEIFGTRGTPVSLSDIEKAFHASDAVLFRKRYVSILSGKSEPPDLELRIRRHRPESGEELRWVSVRMTPFQWLGAPAVLVSMSDTSKTKEMELFTLKQERMATLGKVASGIAHEVRSPLSALNVLVTGMKRVVENADGVAPEARDPILRMIDRINDASGKIESIIRRALDFTRPLAVPMAPLSVNEVVREGLAIAESMLARNGVEVLASLREDLPPCRGDKRLLEQVLLNLLSNAVQAMEGRNGERRIRVTSAMENGEIAITVADTGPGIPEELRDKVFEPFFTTRGSGTGIGLSISRKIVTEHGGTLRAGTCEGGGALFTILLPPLSAVSSG